CCTGCTGAATCAGCGGGCGGGAGGCACTGCAGATACCCTCAACGATGAGGGATGCTTGCTGTTCCAGGCTGATCAGCACGAGGCGGCAGTGCAGCGATTTCAGGCGGCGCTTCAAGTGGGTGGCTTTAACCCATTAGTGGCCTACAATGTGGCGCTGGCACATTTTCAAAAGAAACAGCGAGCCCAGGCATTGGATTACACATCCGAGATTGTAGAGCGAGGAATGCGCAATCATCCAGAGCTTGGAATAGGCGCCCAGATGGATATTCCCGATGGCGGTGCCAGGAGCGTGGGCAATCCCATCACCATGGCCATTTCGGGCATAACTCAGGCACTTAATCTCAAGGCAGCCATTGAATTTCAAGATGGCAATGAGGAAGCAGCCAGGGACGCCCTCCTGGACCTTCCTCCACGAGCCGAAAGCGAACTAGATCCGGTCACATTGCACAACATGGCCTTAACCGATGTCGAAGGTCCTGTGGCGGGTCTGAGGAAGCTGGCGTTTCTCCTGGAACTGGGTGCACCCTCCTGCCCCAAGGAGACGTTCGCCAACATTCTGCTCATCTGCTGCAAGAACGAACTTTACGAAACTGCTGCGGATATCCTGGCGGAGCACACGGACCTCACCTACAAGTATCTTTCGCAATATCTCTATGAGTTATTGGACTCCCTAATAACCGCACAAACAAGTGCCGAGTTGGCCGAGAAGAAACTAGGTACTCTGGCCTCCAGTCTTGCTGGTAAACTGCGCAGCTTGGCCGCAAAAGTGCAGGAGGTCAGGGCCACCAATGAGCAACAGGCACTCAGGGATGCCCTCAAGGACTACGAACAGGCACTGGAACTGTGAGTTAACCTTAACgtgatatttattttctagaatttatttacatttcattaAGTATGGGTCGCGTCTGGATTTGTGTTTATCAAATGCAacagtatttaattttataatattacGCTTTTTCAAACAAAGTTACTTGCCTGTGGTGATGGCTCGAGCCTGGATCTCTTGGCGGGATGATGACTTCGTCGGAGCTGAAAGGGAATTCCATGCCAGTGCCGAGTTCTGTTCGGAGAACTCCATTTGGCGATTGAATGCAGGACATGTGCTCTTCATGCAGGGCGACAAATACAACGAAGCGGCTGCGTTTTATGAACCCATCGTGCGCCAGCATTCGGATGATGTGAGATTGAAACATTTAAGCTATTCACACagatatttactttttgaatgCCCGGTACTCAAAGTGAATAAGGGAGTTATACCAATAGCTAAGAGGTGTTTGAAATATGGCAATATCTTAGTAagggaaatatttataaaatccaTAAATCTTAGTAGAGAGCAGAATCCCTCTCACAAAAGTACCGGGTATCTAACAGTCGGTACAGCCGACTTTATCATATCAGGTGGCACCCAATTTTAATCTACCATCCCCCGTTTCAACCAGATCATGTCCGTTTCTGCAGCGGTGCTGGCCAACCTGTGCGTCTCCTACATCATGACATTCCAGAACGAGGAGGCCGAGGAGCTGATGCGTAAAGTGGAAAAGGCCGAGGAGATGAAGGGCAATCTGGGCAAGCAATACCACCACCTGTGCATTGTCAATCTGGTGGTGGGCACACTGTACTGCGCCAAATCCAACTATGAGTTCGGCCTATCCCGCATCGCCCATGCCCTGGAGAGTGGGTCTGGGAACCGGCTGTATGCCGACACCTGGCTGCATGTGAAGCACTGTATCCTGGGGCTTCTCACCGGCATGGCCAAGCAGAACATTATCCTGCCCTATGCCACCGTGCAGGAGGTCCTCAACTTTCTGCGCTTTTGCGAGTCCTACGGCCTCTTTACGCCGGCCAACATTTTTTCGGCCACCGAACAAGTGCCGGAGGAGCCACTTACCATTGGCCTGGAGGCCAGGAAGTTGAGGCTCCTATTGATTAAGCTGAGCGAATACGATAACTTTTAGATTCGGCTTTAACTGTTTAACAAATGTATAAGAAATAAacatcaaataaaattaagaagAAGTTTTGATATATGTCATATCCTTTAATTGCACTTTCCTGCACCTTCTTTAAAGaacttaatttaattgtgataagacaaatatgaaatttcaGAAAAAACCTTATCGATTAATTTGTCTTTGCTCTGTGACAGCTGGTAATGCCACAAAGGACTCTGGCCGAAGTGAATAGGCAAAACAAGGTGggtaataaatataaattacaaaaaaaaaagacgatgaAGAGAAATCTGTCATAAATCACATTAATGGCAGACTTTCATCAGGCAGGTAAGCACAACCAGGAAGTGGATTGTATGCCAATCTATTGACAAAGAACCCGGGCAGCACGTGCTAACCGGGGTGAACTGCCTTCCCATTTATCAGCTTTTTCCCAACCCCATAAGCGTTCTGCTCGGCGAGCACGTGAGCACTCACGCGTTCGATTTGACAACGTGTTTATGTCGCAGCTCAATTCCGTATTGACAGCCTCAtcgacatcatcatcatcatactCATCCCCATCAATGACACAAAAAATTCGAGCAAGAGCACCCGACTACAAAATACTTGGTAGGGACCTTGCAGAAATCAAATTGCTTACCTAAAGCCGATTTATCAACGGCCAGTACCATTAAACTTAACTTGAGAAAAACAGAAATCAATAGAAAAATCTTTTTGAAACATGATTGAATTGTAAATATAATATTCAATCCCATATCATcatgaataatttatttatacatataaataatattattagaaAGTggctatatatttatttgaatctAAGTCAAATCTTTATTACAAGTTTCCTACACAAAATGCTTGTTTTGGTGCTTCACCAGTTCTATTAAGTACTTTCTTTGCTCATACTTTTTGAACTCCATACACTCTGCTCCCAATGAGGTATAAAAATGGCGACAAAAAATCGCTAACAAGCACTTTAAGCTGCTTCTGGGTGCTGTGGCATGCCCATGCCCACTCCGTCATCATCCCCATTCGCATCACCATTCGCATCCCCATCACCATCAGCATTGATGTTGTCATTATACCCATCGACATCCTCCTTGTCATTACGCGACGCATACGAAAAAAGAGGAGGAACATATAGAACATGGAAACACTTGTCATTAACACAAACAGACTGTGCGACTCGCCCTCACGAAAACATGAGGATGTTGAATGGCGCCTGCATCGGTCTCTAAGTGAATATAGCAACACCTTTTACGCTGGAATTTCGTAATACCCTGACGGAAAGTGGAGAATTTAGATCTTAGATTGGGTGGTAATGCATAAAATAggctatataattttaaatatgacGGAAAAACCAATAGAAATCACTTCTTACATTGCTGATCtttataaagaattttatagATATTAATCTATTTAGAATAGATCTTATTCGGCTTAACAAAACCATTGTGTTAAATATCGGAAGATTTATAAAGATTGCGGAGATGCAAAGATTTATGAGATAGAATAGAACAATTTTTGGTAttctatttaattaaataaagttcaTATTAAAAACTGTTATTACAATATTTGCCTTTCGCATTTCTTTGACATTTTGATAACGATAGTATttcttaaatgaaattgaattccCGAAGAGTACACGAAACTTAGGTAAACTTTTTTTAGCTctcttacattttttttgtgacgCCGTCAAGAGTTTCCCGTTTTGCTTTACTTTATCATGTCTGCTTGTTAGCCGCCTTTTGTTGTAGCCTCCTGTCTCCTGCCTCCTGATCCGTGCGTCCTTAATCCTCCTCCTGTTTCTGCCCAATTCCATTTCAGTCTGTCTCCAGTAAATTGTGCATTTCAACAGCCTTAACACTCTGTTGCCCCCGATTTCCCACTTAACCCATCAAGCGATGTGTCGATTGTTAATATGAATGCCTTTCAAGACATTTGACTCTCGAGGGCCAAGCAAAGTTAACTTTTGGCAACTTTAAGCAAATTGTGCCTGCCACTCACTTAAACAGATTTTCCAGGCCATTTAAAGCAGCAAACACGGAGTCCCACAAGcacataaatatgcatttttcTAAATGTCCTGGCAAACAGCTTCAATGCAGTCACCAACTCGGCTGTCTGATCCTGTCACTGCCATTGTGTTGcgtaaaaaatttaaaaccaaacGCCGATAGCCGATATTAGCATACccttaaaatatgaaattaataaataaaagataaaaagGAAATATCTTAGAAAAAGATATACAAATTCTTATAAATTTCTTTCTATACTTAATATTTCTAGATGAAAGTTGATCTGCGTGAGaagtacattttaaatttaagtcccgctaataatatatatgtatatgtgaataaatatattatgaCTAGCTGAAGTCCAAAGTTTTAAATACCTCCAAAAAGGGTATAAATCCATTTTATAAACCGCATTCAAGTCAAAAATCAATAAGGCTTTATGGCTGCTCCTGTTGtgattcttgttgtttttgttgaccGTCGGCATTTGGCGGGGCAATTGTTGCATGCcaatgtgtgagtgtgtgcgtttgtgacCGGTTAACTGTAAACGAGGAAATAACTCAGGCGGCAGTTGAAAATCCAAACAAtatgaaatgggaaaaaatggcaaaatggaGGAACGTTGGCATTTTCAAGaggaaatcaaatattttgcttATCCGGTTTCTGCCAAGCGGATGAAAGAAATATAGTCCAACCGCAAAATATTTAAGCTCGATTATTTCATTCAAATGCTGTTTAAAAAAACCTCTAAGCAGTATAATGTTTAATAAAACACAAGCAGGTGTTTATCTAATGGTATAAGTACAGCATTCATTGCAAATTGTGCTGTGAAATATCTAATAAAAATCCTAAACCTTCACTTTCTTTTATTAAACCTTTCAGGCCATCCTTTCTGTTCTGCCGACAAATTCACACAGAATTTTTACCCGCGGCTGTCAAGAACTACCGAGCACAATAAATCAAGCTTTGATTGCTTTTATCGACAGAATAGCAACAGAAACTCAGACAGAAGCGAATAGAAATAGTAAATCACTTTTCTCTACGGTCAAAGCAACAAATAACACTTTTGAAATGGCACGAGCacttccacacacacacagatacatatggcaatgaaaaattgttggaaattCGGCTGAATTGAAAGTGGAAATTGTCAAGGCGTGTTTGGGGTTCCTACTAAAATGTTGTTACAtccattacgtatacgcagagTAGACAAAAGCGAAAGAGAATCAAAAGGGGCGAGTCGAATGGCGAAatcaaatatcaaataattgCTGGCCATCTTGAATGGATGCCAAAAGAGCTGAGTTGGCCATTTATTCGTATTTACACAACGGCAATAAAAAGTGTCGTCTAGGAATTAAACTTCAAACACTATTAATGATTCAGCACCACGGTCCTGGCCATGAAATGCAATCTGGAAACCATttattttagttaattttGAAACTTTTCAGACCAACATTTTGTCATTGGGGTTCTCATTAATCAACGGCTTTGCCAGAGGCTAAGAAGGGTCAACATTGACAT
The sequence above is a segment of the Drosophila melanogaster chromosome 2L genome. Coding sequences within it:
- the Ttc30 gene encoding tetratricopeptide repeat domain 30, isoform C produces the protein MLHQGIILREGHVTRTIYNLIKDKRYEDVIECITSFGEAANTRAGLSTLGHCYYHAQKYEEAATCYEQLCQLAPKEAKYRFYYAQSLYQAGIFADALRVLKQMGDQEDELREQCLQLQSAILYSSEDFAGAQSLLNQRAGGTADTLNDEGCLLFQADQHEAAVQRFQAALQVGGFNPLVAYNVALAHFQKKQRAQALDYTSEIVERGMRNHPELGIGAQMDIPDGGARSVGNPITMAISGITQALNLKAAIEFQDGNEEAARDALLDLPPRAESELDPVTLHNMALTDVEGPVAGLRKLAFLLELGAPSCPKETFANILLICCKNELYETAADILAEHTDLTYKYLSQYLYELLDSLITAQTSAELAEKKLGTLASSLAGKLRSLAAKVQEVRATNEQQALRDALKDYEQALELYLPVVMARAWISWRDDDFVGAEREFHASAEFCSENSIWRLNAGHVLFMQGDKYNEAAAFYEPIVRQHSDDIMSVSAAVLANLCVSYIMTFQNEEAEELMRKVEKAEEMKGNLGKQYHHLCIVNLVVGTLYCAKSNYEFGLSRIAHALESGSGNRLYADTWLHVKHCILGLLTGMAKQNIILPYATVQEVLNFLRFCESYGLFTPANIFSATEQVPEEPLTIGLEARKLRLLLIKLSEYDNF